AAACAGCTTATTTAACACAGAGCTCGCAATTTTATTTAGAAGCTGCTATTTTCGCATTTGAGAAAGTTTACTCATTAGAACCTTCATTTAGAGCTGAAAAATCAAGAACGCCTAAGCATCTTACTGAGTTTTGGCATCTAGAGGCTGAAGTGGCTTTTGCTAATCATGATGATATAATGCGTGTAGAAGAAGAGTTGGTATACCATGCTGCAAAGAAGGTTATTGAAGAGAGAAAACGTGAGCTAGCAATTTTAGGAAGAGATAAGATAAAGATTCCTGAACCATCATATCCAAGAATTACTTATGATGAAGCTTTGGATCTGCTTTCTTCTAAGGGGATTTCCATGAAATGGGGTGAAGACTTTGGTGCCGAAGCCGAAAAAGTTCTAGCGAATAGTTTTGATACCCCGTTTTTTGTAACGAAATTCCCAGTCTCTACTAGGTCATTTTATCATATGCCCGATCCCCAAAGGCCAGAAGTTACTCTTTCATCAGATTTCTATGCTCCTGAGTTAGGAGAAATAACCAGCGGTGGTCAAAGGATACATGACCTAGATCTACTGCTTAGGAGGATTAAAGATTTTGGTCTTAAACCAGAAGATTATGAATGGTATCTTGATCTTCGCAGGTATGGGTCTGTTCCGCATGCTGGATTCGGTCTTGGAATAGAAAGATTTATAAAATGGATAGCAGGACTTCCACATATTAGAGATTCCGTTATGTTTCCAAGAACACCAACACGAATATATCCTTAAAGCGTGAGAAGAATGACATTTTGGTACTACTTCATCAAAGATATCGAGAAGCTTATAAAGCACGAGGCTCGCATGATGGGATTAAAGATAAATAGTGAATCAGCACGGTATTTAGGTTTAAAAGCATACTACCACACAGTTCAAAATGAGAGTTCAGCCGATGATGTAGAGAGACAACTCATAGAAAACTTTAATGAACTAATCTCATACATACAATCACAATTACTAACAATTTATGGTCAAGTCAGTATTTCAAGAAGATTAAACTACTTAGGTGACTTTGATGTTGGCTAATCCGGGGTATAACAACATACCATTCATATACCGACTACCAGAATCTTTAAATAAAAATGATGTAAAGAAAAGAATTGAGGAAAAAAATATACCATTCACAGAAACAACATTCCAGAATCACAGCGCAATAGAAATATTTTTACAACAAATAAATGCGCGAGTAATAATAGTTCCTGACGAAGAGCCAATGGTAGTAATTTGGTCGAATGGAGATATTAAAACCGCTAATAAAGCATATGAGATAATAAAGGGCTTACTTTATCCAGTTATAACGTTACAACAACCGGCAAAATCTATTGCTTTCCTTTTTACAGATAAATATTACTTAACAGAAAAATCGAGGATGGAA
This region of Thermoprotei archaeon genomic DNA includes:
- the asnS gene encoding asparagine--tRNA ligase; protein product: MGKKMFISDIILKDEGSEVELLGWAENLRVHGGLTFINLRDSTGSIQVAIRKNIVGEDVYNMITQLDREASLRIIGTLRKDPRAPGGVEISAKFVEIIGVSRDFPIRRGVGKKFLLDHRHLQLRRPKTIAVLRIRESAIKGFREWLDANGFVEVQAPIFITAAVEGGATLFPVRYFGKTAYLTQSSQFYLEAAIFAFEKVYSLEPSFRAEKSRTPKHLTEFWHLEAEVAFANHDDIMRVEEELVYHAAKKVIEERKRELAILGRDKIKIPEPSYPRITYDEALDLLSSKGISMKWGEDFGAEAEKVLANSFDTPFFVTKFPVSTRSFYHMPDPQRPEVTLSSDFYAPELGEITSGGQRIHDLDLLLRRIKDFGLKPEDYEWYLDLRRYGSVPHAGFGLGIERFIKWIAGLPHIRDSVMFPRTPTRIYP